In the Nicotiana tabacum cultivar K326 chromosome 16, ASM71507v2, whole genome shotgun sequence genome, one interval contains:
- the LOC107813081 gene encoding F-box protein At5g03100 isoform X1 — protein MASVDLGNPSNKQTVTVTGVEETLDRISQLPESLMIQILSLLPTKEAFRSCILSKRWQYLCTSVYNLNFTDADNMPQEAFISYVDSALARCTSSKIKIFQLTFGWQHVYWSQYSQWLAFAVEKETEHVELKSFGDDYDIFTLPQFIYTCSSLITLKLIRCALDKEVIIAWKSLKSLVLIDMVLDGDDIVNLLSGSPALETLEFNVCMGFRRLEISSSNLKRLNIKSWRLLDVEDDHSLEIFAPYLQHLEISGSISDLKCRLLNVSSLVNAKLTFNNDCEKDIQDWNGYHVDDAVDSCRDYHQSFIIVVQDYLQKLSNVTNLTIGTWLTEVLCMLQLEEVPIPELKCKYLTLKLHLKKLNLCGVASLLRASPHVETLNIDVATMSLHDSFCHFKLRYLAKGDNVDLRIWTSSFVFPSLKNVKIVNSLGVCLKDHFKPGCDKLFELSKILLKNATVLEKFFIVSKKRKCRRCSTDCVSQYFLQLAEKLLGCPRSSTNSVILFQE, from the exons ATGGCTTCCGTCGATTTAGGGAATCCATCTAACAAACAAACAGTGACTGTCACCGGAGTTGAAGAAACCCTAGACCGAATCAGTCAATTGCCGGAATCACTCATGATTCAAATTCTCTCTCTTTTGCCAACCAAGGAGGCATTCAGAAGCTGTATTCTATCAAAAAGGTGGCAGTATCTCTGTACTTCAGTTTATAATCTAAATTTCACTGACGCTGATAATATGCCACAAGAAGCCTTTATATCCTATGTAGACTCTGCCTTAGCTCGTTGCACTTCTTCCAAAATCAAAATATTCCAGCTCACTTTCGGTTGGCAGCATGTTTACTGGTCGCAATACAGCCAATGGCTGGCATTTGCTGTCGAAAAAGAAACGGAACATGTTGAATTGAAGTCATTTGGTGATGATTATGACATTTTCACATTGCCTCAATTCATCTACACTTGTTCGTCgttgataacattgaaattgaTCCGCTGTGCACTTGATAAAGAAGTAATTATAGCGTGGAAGTCGCTAAAGAGCTTAGTGTTGATCGATATGGTGTTAGATGGTGACGATATTGTGAACCTACTCTCAGGTTCTCCTGCTTTGGAAACTTTGGAATTTAATGTATGCATGGGTTTCCGTCGTCTCGAAATTAGTTCGTCAAATTTGAAGAGACTAAATATTAAAAGCTGGAGGTTGTTGGATGTCGAAGATGATCATTCCTTGGAAATTTTTGCGCCATATCTTCAGCATTTGGAGATCTCTGGAAGTATTTCTGATCTCAAGTGCAGGCTACTAAATGTATCCTCTCTGGTCAATGCTAAACTTACTTTCAACAATGATTGCGAAAAAGATATTCAGGATTGGAATGGATATCATGTCGATGATGCAGTGGACAGTTGTCGTGATTATCATCAATCATTTATCATCGTCGTGCAAGATTATCTTCAAAAGTTAAGTAATGTGACCAACCTCACAATTGGAACATGGTTAACAGAG GTCCTGTGCATGCTGCAGCTCGAAGAGGTGCCAATTCCAGAACTAAAATGCAAATATCTAACACTAAAGTTACATTTAAAAAAGCTTAATTTGTGTGGGGTAGCTAGCCTTTTGCGAGCCTCGCCTCATGTGGAGACACTCAACATAGACGTGGCAACGATGAGT CTTCATGATTCCTTCTGTCACTTTAAGTTAAGATATTTGGCCAAAGGAGATAATGTTGATTTGCGGATATGGACTTCAAGCTTTGTGTTTCCCAGCCTCAAGAATGTTAAGATTGTCAACTCCTTGGGGGTGTGCTTGAAGGATCATTTCAAACCGGGCTGTGACAAGCTTTTCGAACTTTCAAAAATTCTGTTAAAGAACGCGACTGTTTTGGAGAAGTTCTTTATCGTATCAAAGAAAAGAAAGTGCAGGAGATGTTCAACGGACTGTGTGTCccaatattttcttcaattggctGAGAAATTGTTAGGTTGTCCAAGATCCTCCACCAATTCTGTGATTCTCTTCCAAGAGTGA
- the LOC107813081 gene encoding F-box protein At5g03100 isoform X2, which yields MIQILSLLPTKEAFRSCILSKRWQYLCTSVYNLNFTDADNMPQEAFISYVDSALARCTSSKIKIFQLTFGWQHVYWSQYSQWLAFAVEKETEHVELKSFGDDYDIFTLPQFIYTCSSLITLKLIRCALDKEVIIAWKSLKSLVLIDMVLDGDDIVNLLSGSPALETLEFNVCMGFRRLEISSSNLKRLNIKSWRLLDVEDDHSLEIFAPYLQHLEISGSISDLKCRLLNVSSLVNAKLTFNNDCEKDIQDWNGYHVDDAVDSCRDYHQSFIIVVQDYLQKLSNVTNLTIGTWLTEVLCMLQLEEVPIPELKCKYLTLKLHLKKLNLCGVASLLRASPHVETLNIDVATMSLHDSFCHFKLRYLAKGDNVDLRIWTSSFVFPSLKNVKIVNSLGVCLKDHFKPGCDKLFELSKILLKNATVLEKFFIVSKKRKCRRCSTDCVSQYFLQLAEKLLGCPRSSTNSVILFQE from the exons ATGATTCAAATTCTCTCTCTTTTGCCAACCAAGGAGGCATTCAGAAGCTGTATTCTATCAAAAAGGTGGCAGTATCTCTGTACTTCAGTTTATAATCTAAATTTCACTGACGCTGATAATATGCCACAAGAAGCCTTTATATCCTATGTAGACTCTGCCTTAGCTCGTTGCACTTCTTCCAAAATCAAAATATTCCAGCTCACTTTCGGTTGGCAGCATGTTTACTGGTCGCAATACAGCCAATGGCTGGCATTTGCTGTCGAAAAAGAAACGGAACATGTTGAATTGAAGTCATTTGGTGATGATTATGACATTTTCACATTGCCTCAATTCATCTACACTTGTTCGTCgttgataacattgaaattgaTCCGCTGTGCACTTGATAAAGAAGTAATTATAGCGTGGAAGTCGCTAAAGAGCTTAGTGTTGATCGATATGGTGTTAGATGGTGACGATATTGTGAACCTACTCTCAGGTTCTCCTGCTTTGGAAACTTTGGAATTTAATGTATGCATGGGTTTCCGTCGTCTCGAAATTAGTTCGTCAAATTTGAAGAGACTAAATATTAAAAGCTGGAGGTTGTTGGATGTCGAAGATGATCATTCCTTGGAAATTTTTGCGCCATATCTTCAGCATTTGGAGATCTCTGGAAGTATTTCTGATCTCAAGTGCAGGCTACTAAATGTATCCTCTCTGGTCAATGCTAAACTTACTTTCAACAATGATTGCGAAAAAGATATTCAGGATTGGAATGGATATCATGTCGATGATGCAGTGGACAGTTGTCGTGATTATCATCAATCATTTATCATCGTCGTGCAAGATTATCTTCAAAAGTTAAGTAATGTGACCAACCTCACAATTGGAACATGGTTAACAGAG GTCCTGTGCATGCTGCAGCTCGAAGAGGTGCCAATTCCAGAACTAAAATGCAAATATCTAACACTAAAGTTACATTTAAAAAAGCTTAATTTGTGTGGGGTAGCTAGCCTTTTGCGAGCCTCGCCTCATGTGGAGACACTCAACATAGACGTGGCAACGATGAGT CTTCATGATTCCTTCTGTCACTTTAAGTTAAGATATTTGGCCAAAGGAGATAATGTTGATTTGCGGATATGGACTTCAAGCTTTGTGTTTCCCAGCCTCAAGAATGTTAAGATTGTCAACTCCTTGGGGGTGTGCTTGAAGGATCATTTCAAACCGGGCTGTGACAAGCTTTTCGAACTTTCAAAAATTCTGTTAAAGAACGCGACTGTTTTGGAGAAGTTCTTTATCGTATCAAAGAAAAGAAAGTGCAGGAGATGTTCAACGGACTGTGTGTCccaatattttcttcaattggctGAGAAATTGTTAGGTTGTCCAAGATCCTCCACCAATTCTGTGATTCTCTTCCAAGAGTGA